The genome window GGGAAGATGCgaggaaaaagagaaaacgGAAATGGAGGGCGGGCGGCCAGGCGGCCAGGCGGCCAgggaaaaggaaagaggGCGGGCGGCCTTTCCAGAAGCCCAGCTGTTCTGGAATGGTTCGAGTTTCTTGTAGTATTGTATAGTATACCTATGGTATTAAAAAGGCTCAATGAAAACTAGATAGGTAGATAGGTATAGATAATGCTtgtgtggtggtggtaacAGACGGAAAACAGAGaatatagtagtagtagtagtaccTGTAGTACCAGTACATAGTGATATGTATGTATTTCGGGAAAGGGAGTTTACAAATCGTCCGATATGCTGTTCAAGTTGATTGGCTGGCCCGGTTTGAATGCCGGTAGACCCAGGTAAGGGCATCCCGAGCATCTGAAGGCGTCACCTAGAGCGCAGGAGCCGCAGCCACCGACTTTCTTCCCTTCTATGGTGAAGTCGATCTCTgtcaattcttcttcggaGAACTTGATGacctgctgctgcttgAGTCTTCTGGACTCGATTTCTTGCTCCTCCATCTCCTTGAGGCCGCATGTGCAGTCCTTGCACgccttctttcttctctgctTGGTCTTGCCGCACTGGATCATTGTAATCTCGTCGTTCTCGAGGCTGATCTCGGTGATTAGCGCGTCCTCGTCTATGGAATCGGCCCCGGTCTCAGGGTCCTCGAACTCGTCAAAGAACTTGCTCTTGTCGTCGGCCACGGAGTCCCCATCGTTGTCATCGTCAGACACATCGGGGTCGTACTCCAAGTCCGACGAAGTCAGCTTGACGCTCGAGACTTTCTCGCTCAGCTTGCTGAACGTAGgcagcttcttcttgctgCCCTCGGGCTTACTACTCAGTCTCTTGAAACTTGGTAGCCCCGCAGTCTTCGCACTGGCGCCATTCTTAAGCGAAATGCTCACGGGCGCACTCTGCTGTACCGCATTCTGCTTCCTGAGCCAGTGGTACTCCGATCCGCTAGCCTCGCTCGCATTCACAACCTCAAACCCATTCAAAAGCGCATCCACCTTCAACTTGTCGCTCAACCCATACAACCGGCCCCCAAACTTCAAAGCCTTGCCTAGCACAGGTATTAGTCTCGATGGGAACTGGATCTCCTCGGGCTTCTCAACCGTCACATAGTAAATCACATCGTACTTCTCGCTTTCCAACGAAACGCTCCCATCGTTCAACTTATTAATCAAATACTGTCCATCGATATTCGTGTTCAAAAGCACCGTCCCTCTCTTCACAGACTCTAACAACTCAGGCTCCTGTGTCACAGCTGGGTGTATCAACACTAATGCTATTTCGTCCACTGTCATCCTCGCTTGCtgtcttctcttctcttctcttctctgcttcttcttcaatctATTCTCCGTAGATTAATTATCAAGacaaagcttcttctttttttttttcttgactAGCTTGCTTTTCCGAGacaaaacaaatcaaaCCTTCAGCCCTCTAAACTCTTAACACTACACTCTgctctctctctctctctcttcctTTCTGACTCTGACTCTTCTGCTGCATTTCCAAGTGATGATTAATATCACTACAACTTTTTCCAGTCGATAGTGTCATACTCTCGTAATCAATgtagagaaagaaagaaagaaagaaacagagaaagaaaagtgtGATTGCACGTGACATGG of Kluyveromyces marxianus DMKU3-1042 DNA, complete genome, chromosome 3 contains these proteins:
- the DRE2 gene encoding electron carrier DRE2, which codes for MTVDEIALVLIHPAVTQEPELLESVKRGTVLLNTNIDGQYLINKLNDGSVSLESEKYDVIYYVTVEKPEEIQFPSRLIPVLGKALKFGGRLYGLSDKLKVDALLNGFEVVNASEASGSEYHWLRKQNAVQQSAPVSISLKNGASAKTAGLPSFKRLSSKPEGSKKKLPTFSKLSEKVSSVKLTSSDLEYDPDVSDDDNDGDSVADDKSKFFDEFEDPETGADSIDEDALITEISLENDEITMIQCGKTKQRRKKACKDCTCGLKEMEEQEIESRRLKQQQVIKFSEEELTEIDFTIEGKKVGGCGSCALGDAFRCSGCPYLGLPAFKPGQPINLNSISDDL